The Acidobacteriaceae bacterium nucleotide sequence GTAGTCGCACAGCGTGAGCGATAACCGATCAGGTATAAGTGACAATTATCCGGGTATGCGTCGATAATTTTGGCGTTACGCGGAAACACCGCGCAGGGAGCGTTTTCGATCATGGCAACAGGTGCACCCAAAGGCTTGCAGGATGTAATTGCGAACGAGTCGTCGATTTGTTTCATCGATGGCGCGCAGGGAATTTTGTCGTACCGCGGCATTGATATTCATACGCTTGCGGAGAATTCGACGTTTGAAGAAGTGACGTTTTTGCTTTGGAACGGCGCGTTGCCGACGGCTTCAGAGTTCAACGATTTCTCGCACCAACTGGCGGCTGCACGGCAGTTGCCGGATGACGTGATCGAGTTCCTCCGGATCGTTCCACGTACGGCTTCGCCGATGGAAGTGTTGCGTACAGCCGTTTCTTTGCTGTCGATCTATGACGCGGACGAGAAGAGCGTTCTGCACACGGCGAACGTTCGTAAGAGCTTCCGCCTGACCTCGCAGATCGCGATGATCGTGGCGATGTTCGACCGCATTCGCAAGGGCAAGGAACTGGTGACGCCGGATACCTCGCTGTCGCATGCAGCGAACTTCCTGTGGATGCTGAACGGCGAGAAGCCCAGCGAGACCGCGACGAAGGCGATGGACGTGGCGCTGATTCTGCACGCGGACCACGAGTTGAATGCGTCGACGTTTGCGGCACGCGTGATTGCGGCAACACTGAGCGATCTGCACTCAGCGATTACGGGCGCGATCGGCGCGCTGAAGGGGCCGCTGCACGGTGGAGCGAACGAAGCTGTGATGCACCTGCTCTATGACATTGAGAAGGCTGGCGAAGATCCTGTCGAGCATGTGAAGCACATGCTGGAGAACAAGGAAAAGATCTCGGGCTTTGGCCATCGTGTGTACACGACGGAAGATCCGCGCGCGACGCATCTGCGGCGCATGTCGGAGGACCTGGGCAAGGATGCGAATCCGAAGTGGTACGAGATGTCGCGCAAGATCGAGCTGTTCATCAAGGAACAGAAGAAGTTGAACGCGAATGTGGACTTCTATTCGGCTTCGACGTACACGACGCTGGGCATCGACATCGACCTGTTTACGCCGATTTTTGCGGTGAGCCGCATCTCGGGCTGGTGCGCGCATGTGATCGAGCAGCATGATGATAACCGCCTGATTCGTCCGCGTGCGGATTACACGGGGCCGGCGTATCCGGCGCCGTATACGCCGATGGCGCGCCGCCAGTCGCAAGTGAAGGTATGGCCGCCAAAGCCGAGCGCTTAGGCTGCTGCGACGAAAGTCTACAAAAGAAAGGGCTCCGGAACGTAAAATCGTACGGAGTCCTTTTTGTTTTGCGATTCCTGCTGATTGCCGCGTTATGTTGTCTTTCCGCTGCGCCCCTGTATGCGCAGACGGATACGAAGCTGCCTGCGGATGATCCCGATCTTCCCAGCCTGCTGATGCCTGTGCCGAATGTGCCGGGGATGCGGGCGAGGCTGGCGGGAGTGAATGCGGCGGCGACGTTTACGTCGGTGCATGATTCTTCGTCGGGCTGGTACACGTTGTTTACCCCAGCGGTCTCGTATGCGGTCTCGCCGCATTACTCGTTCGACATGAATATCCCTGTGTACTTTTACCGTCTGGCTGCGGACCAGGTGACGGTAACGGTGCAACCGCAGGCGACGCAGATGGTTACGACGACGAAGCTGCGGGTTCGGCGCGGTGACCTGGGCGATCTGGTTCTGGCAGGGCATGCCCGTTTTCACCGGAACGGCTTTGGGTACATGCTGACGCCGTCGATGACGGTGCCGACGGGCGACGCTGATCATGGGTTGAGCACGGGGCGCGTGACGTTCGACATCGACAACCGGTTTGAGATGCGTTGGGGACGGTTTGGAACGCTGCTGGATCTTGGCGGCGGTGACTCGTCTACGCTTTTCAACCGGCTGGTGACGAAGGACTACACCTCGCTGGGGCCGCTGGCGCACTTTACGGCGGGCTTTGAGGTGCAGATGGCGCGGAAGATCTTCTTTCAATCGGTGGCGTATGAGCAGTTGCCGCTGGGCGATGGAAAGATCTATACGACGTTGTCGCGGCCCGGGTATCCGGACCGCACGGTGGTGTCGGGCAGAAGCGTGAGCGAGGACAACGGTTTTACGTCGGCGGTGGTG carries:
- a CDS encoding citrate synthase; the protein is MATGAPKGLQDVIANESSICFIDGAQGILSYRGIDIHTLAENSTFEEVTFLLWNGALPTASEFNDFSHQLAAARQLPDDVIEFLRIVPRTASPMEVLRTAVSLLSIYDADEKSVLHTANVRKSFRLTSQIAMIVAMFDRIRKGKELVTPDTSLSHAANFLWMLNGEKPSETATKAMDVALILHADHELNASTFAARVIAATLSDLHSAITGAIGALKGPLHGGANEAVMHLLYDIEKAGEDPVEHVKHMLENKEKISGFGHRVYTTEDPRATHLRRMSEDLGKDANPKWYEMSRKIELFIKEQKKLNANVDFYSASTYTTLGIDIDLFTPIFAVSRISGWCAHVIEQHDDNRLIRPRADYTGPAYPAPYTPMARRQSQVKVWPPKPSA